One genomic region from Bacillus sp. SLBN-46 encodes:
- a CDS encoding polysaccharide deacetylase family protein produces MKKLSIFLIICFSAWISVNNPVVNKYVSSLRDSALPTAKQSDPLYQSIIKNASTYEIPPSDAKVDRVWKAIPGYNGLKVDIGASYKNMKSKGVFDEMKLEYTQVKPKIHLKDLPPTPIYKGHPDKPMVSFIINVAWGNEYLPEMLATLKRHNVSVSFFLEGNWVKKNPDVAKMIVSAGHEVGNHSYSHPDMQKLTAAQTREQILKTNNIIEAATGEKPVWFAPPSGSYRDETIKIADELNMLTVMWTVDTVDWQKPSPDVLINRVMSKIDKGSMVLMHPTESTAKSLDRLITLIEKKDLEIGTVSELMSEERMIK; encoded by the coding sequence ATGAAAAAGCTCAGCATATTTTTAATTATTTGTTTTAGTGCTTGGATTTCAGTAAATAATCCAGTTGTGAATAAGTATGTATCCTCTTTAAGGGATTCTGCACTTCCGACAGCGAAACAGTCAGATCCCCTATATCAGAGTATAATAAAAAATGCTTCTACATATGAAATACCACCTTCCGATGCCAAGGTTGACAGGGTTTGGAAGGCTATTCCAGGATATAATGGACTTAAGGTAGATATTGGCGCTTCATATAAAAACATGAAAAGTAAAGGCGTCTTTGATGAAATGAAATTAGAATATACCCAAGTGAAACCAAAAATTCATCTAAAGGATTTACCACCAACCCCAATTTATAAAGGGCATCCAGACAAACCTATGGTATCCTTTATTATTAATGTAGCTTGGGGAAATGAATATTTACCTGAAATGCTAGCAACATTAAAAAGACACAATGTATCCGTTAGCTTTTTCCTTGAAGGAAACTGGGTTAAAAAGAACCCAGATGTTGCAAAAATGATCGTAAGCGCTGGGCATGAAGTAGGTAATCATTCCTATTCTCATCCGGATATGCAAAAGCTTACTGCAGCTCAGACAAGGGAACAAATATTAAAGACGAACAACATTATTGAAGCGGCTACTGGAGAAAAGCCAGTTTGGTTTGCGCCTCCTAGTGGCAGCTATCGGGATGAGACGATAAAAATAGCAGATGAACTGAATATGCTAACCGTTATGTGGACGGTTGATACGGTTGATTGGCAGAAACCGTCACCTGATGTCTTAATTAATCGAGTCATGTCTAAAATTGATAAGGGCTCCATGGTTCTCATGCATCCAACAGAATCAACCGCAAAATCACTTGACAGGCTCATTACTCTTATCGAGAAAAAGGATTTAGAGATCGGTACGGTCTCAGAATTAATGAGTGAGGAAAGAATGATAAAATAA
- the rpsO gene encoding 30S ribosomal protein S15 has protein sequence MAITQERKNELINEYKTHESDTGSAEVQIAVLTESINNLNEHLRTHKKDHHSRRGLLKMVGKRRNLLTFLRNKDVQRYRVLINKLGLRR, from the coding sequence ATGGCAATCACTCAAGAACGTAAAAATGAACTTATCAATGAGTATAAAACTCATGAGAGCGACACTGGATCTGCAGAAGTTCAAATCGCTGTCCTTACTGAATCAATCAATAACTTGAACGAGCACTTACGTACTCACAAGAAAGATCACCACTCACGTCGCGGTCTTTTGAAGATGGTTGGTAAACGTCGTAATCTTTTAACATTCCTACGTAACAAAGACGTTCAACGTTACCGTGTGTTAATCAATAAGCTTGGTCTACGTCGTTAG
- the ribF gene encoding bifunctional riboflavin kinase/FAD synthetase, whose amino-acid sequence MEVKRLNFPHKLDRNDFPPLAMALGYFDGVHMGHQQVILEAKKQAEEQDFRSAVMTFDPHPSVVLGKSKKHVQYITPLSDKIKIIEELGIDYLFIVHFTPEFANLLPQEFIDQYVIGLNVKHVVAGFDYSYGRMGKGTMETLPFHSRNQFSYSVVPKLAQGEEKVSSTRIRHLLNEAKVIELPSLLGRYYRTSGTVIHGDKRGRTIGFPTANIDLNEEYMIPPLGVYAVKLKVKDHWYNGVCNVGYKPTFNKEALKLTVEVHLFEFEQEIYGEEVVVEWHLYLRKEQKFSGIDELVSQIERDKQKAIDYFEKNRQSSC is encoded by the coding sequence TTGGAAGTCAAAAGGCTTAATTTTCCACATAAATTAGATAGAAACGATTTTCCGCCTTTAGCAATGGCCTTGGGCTATTTTGATGGTGTTCATATGGGACATCAACAAGTAATCTTAGAAGCAAAAAAACAAGCAGAAGAACAAGATTTCCGAAGTGCAGTAATGACTTTTGATCCGCATCCCTCTGTTGTGTTGGGTAAAAGCAAGAAGCACGTACAATATATTACGCCCTTATCAGATAAGATAAAGATTATTGAAGAGTTAGGTATAGACTATTTATTTATTGTTCATTTTACACCTGAGTTTGCTAACTTACTCCCACAGGAGTTCATTGATCAATATGTGATAGGGCTGAATGTAAAGCATGTAGTAGCTGGCTTTGATTATTCTTATGGGCGGATGGGAAAAGGAACGATGGAAACCCTGCCTTTCCACTCTAGGAATCAATTCTCCTACTCCGTTGTCCCAAAGTTAGCTCAAGGTGAGGAAAAGGTTAGTTCTACAAGAATTCGTCACTTGTTAAACGAAGCAAAAGTAATTGAACTTCCTAGTCTGCTTGGCAGATATTATAGGACATCGGGCACTGTCATTCACGGGGACAAGCGTGGGAGAACGATAGGTTTCCCGACAGCAAATATAGACCTGAATGAAGAGTATATGATCCCTCCCTTGGGTGTATACGCAGTAAAATTGAAGGTAAAGGATCATTGGTATAATGGTGTTTGTAATGTTGGTTATAAACCAACCTTTAATAAAGAAGCATTAAAGCTAACTGTTGAAGTTCACTTATTTGAATTTGAACAAGAGATTTATGGAGAAGAAGTAGTCGTCGAATGGCATCTGTATTTGCGTAAAGAGCAGAAGTTCTCCGGAATTGACGAATTGGTTAGTCAAATAGAAAGAGATAAGCAAAAGGCAATAGATTATTTTGAAAAGAATCGACAATCTTCCTGCTAA
- the asd gene encoding aspartate-semialdehyde dehydrogenase, translating into MREHNGFHVAVVGATGAVGQQMIQTLVKENFPIRELTLLSSARSAGKKVVVNGQEYTVQEAKPESFEGVEIALFSAGGSVSKELAPEAAKRGAIVVDNTSAFRMDENIPLVVPEVNEGDLHNHNGIIANPNCSTIQMVVALEPIRQKYGLKKIIVSTYQAVSGAGAAAVEELMEQTKSIINGETYEPTILPVKSDKNHYQIAFNAIPQIDKFQDNGYTYEEMKMINETKKIMHLPELQVSATCVRLPVAVGHSESVYFEIEEGNVSASEIKALLKDAPGVVLQDDPENQVYPMPADCVGKNDVFVGRIRKDIDEDRGFHMWVVSDNLLKGAAWNSVQIAESLVKLGLVK; encoded by the coding sequence ATGAGAGAGCATAATGGATTTCACGTTGCAGTAGTTGGAGCAACAGGAGCGGTTGGACAACAAATGATCCAAACATTAGTGAAAGAGAATTTTCCAATCAGAGAACTAACCCTACTATCCTCAGCACGGTCGGCAGGAAAAAAAGTAGTGGTTAATGGTCAGGAATATACCGTCCAAGAAGCCAAGCCTGAGAGCTTTGAGGGTGTTGAAATAGCACTGTTCAGTGCAGGTGGAAGCGTATCTAAAGAACTTGCTCCAGAAGCTGCTAAGCGTGGTGCCATTGTCGTGGACAACACTAGTGCGTTTAGAATGGATGAGAATATACCGTTGGTTGTACCAGAAGTAAATGAAGGGGATTTGCATAACCATAATGGAATTATTGCTAATCCAAATTGTTCGACCATTCAAATGGTTGTTGCTTTAGAGCCTATTCGACAAAAATATGGTTTGAAAAAAATCATTGTGTCTACCTATCAAGCAGTATCTGGTGCAGGTGCTGCAGCAGTGGAAGAATTAATGGAACAAACAAAGTCGATTATTAACGGAGAAACCTATGAACCAACTATTCTTCCGGTAAAATCAGACAAAAATCATTATCAAATTGCATTTAATGCCATTCCACAAATTGATAAGTTTCAAGATAACGGCTATACGTATGAAGAAATGAAAATGATTAATGAAACAAAGAAAATCATGCACTTACCAGAGCTGCAGGTCTCTGCTACATGTGTTCGCTTACCTGTGGCTGTAGGGCATTCTGAATCGGTATACTTTGAGATTGAGGAAGGAAATGTTAGCGCAAGTGAGATTAAAGCATTATTAAAAGATGCACCTGGCGTAGTCCTTCAGGATGATCCTGAAAATCAAGTATACCCAATGCCGGCTGATTGTGTAGGTAAAAATGATGTATTCGTTGGACGTATTAGAAAAGATATAGATGAAGACCGTGGTTTCCATATGTGGGTCGTTTCTGACAACCTGCTAAAAGGTGCTGCGTGGAATTCAGTACAAATTGCGGAAAGCTTAGTTAAATTAGGTTTAGTAAAATAA
- a CDS encoding YlmC/YmxH family sporulation protein has product MRLSELSGKEIVDVKKAERLGVLGQTDLEINESTGQIQALLIPSLKWFGFRKQGEEIRVPWKHIQKIGSDMIIIDVPEEE; this is encoded by the coding sequence ATGAGGTTAAGTGAATTGAGTGGGAAAGAGATTGTTGATGTAAAAAAGGCAGAACGCCTTGGTGTACTCGGACAAACTGACTTAGAAATTAATGAAAGCACTGGACAAATACAGGCGTTGCTTATTCCTTCATTAAAATGGTTTGGCTTTAGGAAACAAGGTGAAGAAATAAGAGTTCCCTGGAAACATATCCAAAAAATCGGATCGGATATGATTATTATTGATGTTCCCGAAGAAGAATAG
- a CDS encoding pitrilysin family protein, with protein sequence MINKYTCQNGVRIVLENIPTVRSVAIGVWIGTGSRNEDPQTNGISHFLEHMFFKGTTTRSAKEIAESFDSIGGQVNAFTSKEYTCYYAKVLDTHSKYALDVLADMFFNSTFVEEELKKEKNVVLEEIKMYEDTPDDIVHDLLSRAVYENHPLGYPILGTEETLNTFTGDSLKEYIHERYTPENVVISIAGNISESFIKEVENYFGSYQGGSKETPENLPTFHANRLSRKKETEQAHLCIGFEGLKVGHEDIYSLITLNNILGGSMSSRLFQEVREQRGLAYSVFSYHSAYQDSGVVTVYGGTGAKQLDVLFETIQETLDKLKQTGITEKELTNSKEQLKGSLMLSLESTNSRMSRNGKNELLLKRHRSLDEIIEQIDQVTKNSVDDMARAIFTDKYSVTLISPNGEFPSKL encoded by the coding sequence ATGATTAATAAGTACACTTGCCAAAATGGAGTAAGAATTGTATTAGAAAACATACCAACTGTAAGGTCTGTCGCAATTGGTGTATGGATTGGAACTGGTTCAAGAAACGAAGATCCACAGACAAATGGGATTTCTCATTTCCTAGAGCACATGTTTTTTAAAGGAACAACGACGCGTTCAGCTAAGGAAATTGCTGAATCCTTTGACAGCATTGGCGGTCAAGTTAACGCTTTTACCTCTAAGGAGTATACTTGCTATTATGCAAAGGTTTTGGATACACATTCCAAGTATGCATTAGATGTTTTAGCTGATATGTTCTTTAATTCTACTTTTGTGGAAGAAGAATTGAAAAAGGAAAAGAATGTAGTCCTCGAAGAAATTAAAATGTATGAGGATACACCGGATGATATTGTTCATGATTTACTAAGTAGAGCTGTTTATGAAAACCATCCGCTTGGTTATCCAATTTTAGGGACTGAGGAAACACTAAATACATTTACAGGAGATTCCCTGAAGGAGTACATCCATGAACGATATACACCTGAAAATGTGGTCATCTCAATAGCTGGAAATATCTCGGAATCCTTTATTAAAGAGGTTGAAAATTATTTTGGATCCTACCAAGGTGGGTCAAAGGAAACACCTGAAAATCTTCCTACTTTTCATGCTAACCGCTTGTCACGCAAGAAGGAAACGGAACAGGCTCATTTATGTATTGGATTTGAAGGATTGAAGGTTGGTCATGAGGATATCTATAGCTTAATTACTTTAAATAATATTTTGGGCGGTAGTATGAGTTCCAGACTATTTCAAGAAGTTCGTGAGCAAAGGGGCTTGGCGTACTCTGTATTCTCTTATCATTCTGCTTATCAGGATAGTGGTGTAGTTACTGTTTATGGAGGAACAGGAGCGAAGCAGCTCGATGTTTTATTTGAAACCATTCAGGAAACACTTGATAAATTAAAACAAACGGGTATTACTGAAAAGGAATTGACCAATAGTAAAGAGCAGCTGAAAGGCAGCTTGATGTTAAGTTTGGAAAGTACAAACAGTCGAATGAGCCGGAATGGTAAAAATGAATTACTGTTAAAACGCCACCGTTCACTTGATGAGATTATTGAACAAATTGACCAGGTGACTAAGAATAGTGTGGATGATATGGCAAGAGCTATTTTTACGGATAAATATTCCGTCACATTAATAAGTCCTAATGGGGAATTCCCATCTAAATTATAA
- the pnp gene encoding polyribonucleotide nucleotidyltransferase, with product MEQTKHVYSMDWAGRNLTVEIGQLAKQANGAVMVRYGDTAVLSTATASKEPKNLDFFPLTVNYEERLYAVGKIPGGFIKREGRPSEKAILASRLIDRPIRPLFADGFRNDVQVISIVMSVDQNCSSEMAAMFGSSLALSTSDIPFEGPIAGVIVGRVNNEFVINPTVEQAEKSDIHLTVAGTKDAINMVEAGALEVPEETMLEAIMYGHDHIKQLIEFQEKIVAEIGKPKREINLYEIDKELEAEVREICEADMVKAIQVQEKHAREDAIKEIKNQVIAKYEEQEATAEDLKQVKQILDKIVKGEVRRLITVEKVRPDGRKIDEIRPLSSQVSILPRTHGSGLFTRGQTQALSICTLGAMGDVQILDGLGIEEEKRFMHHYNFPSFSVGETGPIRGPGRREIGHGALGERALEPIIPSEKDFPYTIRLVSEVLESNGSTSQASICASTLAMMDAGVPIKAPVAGIAMGLVKSGEYYTVLSDIQGMEDHLGDMDFKVAGTAKGVTALQMDIKIEGLSREILEEALQQAKIGRMHILDSMLATITEPRAELSQFAPKILTMNINPDKIRDVIGPSGKQINKIIEETGVKIDIEQDGTVFIASTDQAMNQKAKKIIEDIVREVQVGELYLGKVKRIEKFGAFLEIFAGKDGLVHISELAEERVGKVEDVVKIGDELLVKVTEIDKQGRVNLSRKAVLKEQREKAENKE from the coding sequence ATGGAACAAACGAAACATGTATATTCTATGGATTGGGCAGGCCGTAATTTAACCGTGGAAATTGGACAGTTAGCTAAACAGGCTAACGGTGCGGTAATGGTCCGCTATGGAGATACAGCTGTATTAAGTACAGCTACTGCTTCAAAAGAACCAAAAAATCTCGATTTCTTTCCATTAACAGTAAACTATGAAGAACGTTTATATGCAGTTGGTAAAATTCCAGGTGGATTTATTAAACGTGAAGGTCGTCCAAGTGAAAAAGCAATACTTGCCAGCCGTCTAATTGATAGACCGATTCGTCCACTTTTTGCTGATGGCTTCCGTAACGATGTGCAGGTAATCAGTATTGTCATGAGTGTCGATCAAAACTGTTCTTCCGAAATGGCTGCAATGTTTGGGTCATCACTAGCACTAAGTACTTCAGATATTCCGTTTGAAGGTCCAATTGCTGGGGTTATTGTTGGCCGTGTGAATAATGAGTTTGTCATCAATCCAACGGTTGAACAAGCAGAAAAAAGTGATATTCACTTAACGGTTGCTGGCACGAAGGATGCCATTAACATGGTTGAGGCAGGTGCACTTGAAGTGCCTGAGGAAACGATGCTTGAGGCAATTATGTATGGTCATGACCATATTAAACAATTAATTGAATTCCAAGAAAAAATTGTTGCAGAAATTGGTAAGCCAAAAAGAGAAATCAATCTTTATGAAATTGATAAAGAGCTTGAAGCAGAAGTAAGAGAAATTTGTGAAGCTGATATGGTTAAAGCTATTCAAGTTCAAGAAAAGCATGCACGTGAAGATGCGATTAAAGAAATAAAAAATCAAGTGATTGCTAAATATGAAGAACAAGAAGCAACAGCTGAAGATTTAAAACAAGTAAAGCAAATCTTGGACAAGATCGTTAAAGGTGAAGTACGCCGACTAATTACAGTAGAAAAAGTACGTCCAGACGGTCGTAAAATCGATGAAATCCGCCCATTGTCATCACAGGTAAGTATTTTACCTCGTACGCACGGTTCAGGATTATTTACACGTGGACAAACTCAAGCATTAAGTATTTGTACACTAGGAGCAATGGGTGATGTACAGATTCTCGATGGTTTAGGAATTGAGGAAGAAAAACGCTTTATGCACCATTATAACTTCCCATCCTTTAGTGTTGGGGAAACAGGTCCAATTCGTGGACCGGGTCGACGTGAAATTGGACATGGTGCACTTGGTGAACGTGCGCTCGAGCCTATTATACCGTCTGAAAAAGATTTCCCATATACAATCCGCCTTGTATCTGAAGTGCTTGAATCTAATGGTTCTACTTCTCAGGCTAGTATTTGTGCTTCTACTTTAGCGATGATGGATGCTGGTGTGCCTATTAAAGCGCCTGTAGCAGGAATTGCAATGGGTCTTGTCAAATCAGGAGAGTATTATACGGTTCTATCTGACATTCAAGGGATGGAAGATCACCTTGGAGATATGGATTTTAAAGTTGCAGGTACCGCTAAAGGGGTAACCGCACTTCAAATGGATATTAAGATTGAAGGTCTTTCTCGCGAAATTTTAGAGGAAGCATTGCAACAAGCAAAAATAGGAAGAATGCACATCTTGGATTCGATGTTAGCTACCATTACAGAGCCAAGAGCAGAACTTTCCCAATTTGCACCTAAGATTTTAACAATGAATATCAATCCGGATAAGATTCGTGATGTGATTGGGCCTAGTGGTAAACAAATCAATAAGATTATTGAAGAAACTGGTGTTAAGATCGATATCGAGCAGGATGGAACGGTATTTATTGCTTCAACCGATCAAGCAATGAATCAAAAAGCGAAAAAAATCATTGAAGATATCGTTCGAGAAGTTCAAGTTGGTGAATTGTACCTTGGTAAGGTTAAGCGAATTGAAAAATTCGGTGCCTTCCTAGAAATCTTTGCAGGAAAAGATGGTCTTGTTCATATATCCGAACTGGCTGAAGAGCGAGTTGGAAAAGTGGAGGATGTTGTTAAAATCGGAGATGAGCTTTTAGTTAAAGTAACCGAAATTGACAAACAAGGCAGAGTCAACTTGTCTAGAAAAGCCGTGTTAAAAGAGCAGCGGGAAAAGGCTGAGAATAAAGAATAA
- the dpaB gene encoding dipicolinate synthase subunit B, translating into MSLIGKRIGFGLTGSHCTYDAVFPEIEKLVQAGAEVVPVVTATVQNTDTRFGKGMDWIQRIEDLTGNKVIDSIVKAEPLGPKFPLDCMVIAPLTGVSMSKFANAMNDSPVLMAAKATLRNLKPVVLGISTNDALGLNGVNLMRLMATKHIFFIPYGQDDPIKKPNSMVARMTMLSETVEAAIEGKQIQPVLIERYKDAE; encoded by the coding sequence ATGAGTTTAATAGGTAAAAGAATAGGCTTTGGACTAACTGGATCCCATTGTACCTATGATGCCGTATTTCCAGAGATAGAAAAGCTTGTTCAAGCAGGAGCGGAGGTTGTTCCAGTAGTAACCGCTACTGTTCAAAATACAGATACACGCTTTGGCAAGGGGATGGATTGGATTCAACGTATTGAGGACTTAACAGGAAACAAGGTAATTGATTCAATTGTAAAAGCAGAACCACTTGGTCCCAAATTCCCACTTGATTGTATGGTCATTGCTCCTTTAACAGGTGTGTCCATGAGTAAATTTGCCAATGCCATGAATGATAGCCCGGTGTTAATGGCAGCCAAAGCAACTCTTAGAAACTTAAAGCCGGTTGTTCTTGGTATTTCAACAAATGATGCGCTCGGTTTAAATGGAGTAAACTTAATGCGATTGATGGCTACTAAACATATATTCTTTATTCCTTATGGGCAGGATGATCCAATAAAAAAACCAAACTCAATGGTTGCAAGAATGACGATGCTTTCCGAAACAGTAGAAGCAGCGATTGAAGGAAAGCAGATTCAACCCGTTCTTATTGAAAGATATAAAGATGCTGAATAA
- the dpaA gene encoding dipicolinic acid synthetase subunit A encodes MLTGMQIAVIGGDARQLEIIRKLTELDAKLSLIGFEQLDHAFTGAVKEKLDEVDFSNMDALILPVPGTNLEGQVETIFSNEKVVITGELLSKTPEHCSIYSGISNSYLNGITKENKRTLIQLFERDDVAIYNSIPTVEGTIMMAIQHTDFTIHGSNITVLGLGRVGMSVARTFAALGAKVKVGARKSEHLARITEMGLTPFHLNNLVNEVKDTDILINTAPHLIVTAMVISKLPSHTLIIDLASKPGGTDFRYAEKRGIKALLAPGLPGIVAPKTAGQILANVLAQLLQEDLRKRKGKVK; translated from the coding sequence ATGCTGACAGGGATGCAGATAGCCGTGATTGGCGGTGATGCCAGACAGCTGGAAATCATCCGCAAGTTAACCGAATTGGACGCGAAATTATCGCTTATTGGTTTTGAACAGCTTGACCATGCCTTTACAGGAGCGGTCAAGGAAAAGTTGGATGAGGTCGATTTTTCTAATATGGACGCACTGATTTTACCGGTGCCAGGTACAAATTTGGAGGGACAGGTAGAAACCATCTTTTCCAATGAAAAGGTTGTTATAACTGGAGAATTACTTAGTAAAACACCTGAACATTGTTCCATTTACTCAGGAATAAGTAACTCCTATTTAAATGGAATAACAAAAGAAAACAAAAGAACACTCATCCAATTATTCGAAAGAGATGATGTAGCTATCTATAATTCTATTCCAACGGTAGAAGGAACAATTATGATGGCGATCCAGCATACTGATTTCACGATACACGGATCAAATATTACTGTTTTGGGCCTTGGCCGTGTAGGGATGAGTGTGGCACGTACGTTTGCTGCACTGGGAGCTAAGGTAAAGGTAGGAGCAAGGAAAAGTGAACATTTAGCAAGAATCACAGAGATGGGTTTAACGCCATTCCATTTAAATAATCTTGTGAATGAAGTAAAAGATACTGATATTTTGATAAATACAGCACCACATTTAATTGTTACGGCAATGGTTATCTCTAAATTACCTTCACATACTCTCATCATTGATCTAGCTTCGAAGCCTGGTGGAACAGATTTCAGATATGCAGAAAAAAGAGGGATTAAGGCGTTACTTGCTCCCGGTTTACCAGGCATAGTTGCACCGAAAACAGCAGGTCAAATTTTGGCAAATGTTCTTGCCCAACTGCTTCAAGAAGATTTACGAAAGCGAAAGGGGAAAGTGAAATGA